The Candidatus Angelobacter sp. genome window below encodes:
- a CDS encoding DUF4160 domain-containing protein: MPVISKFYGIVIRMLIVRPFVAHFHAFYENCELIVGIAPLRVIQGDAPRRVRAMVIEWAAQHQQELQEAWNRLGRAQPPLPIQPLR, translated from the coding sequence ATGCCAGTGATTTCAAAATTCTATGGGATTGTCATCCGGATGCTGATCGTCCGACCGTTTGTTGCGCATTTCCACGCGTTCTACGAAAACTGTGAATTGATCGTCGGCATCGCGCCGCTTCGAGTCATTCAGGGCGATGCGCCCCGCCGCGTCCGCGCCATGGTAATCGAGTGGGCGGCCCAACACCAACAGGAGCTGCAGGAAGCTTGGAATCGGCTGGGCCGGGCGCAACCTCCGTTGCCGATCCAGCCGCTCCGATAG